From the Saccharomycodes ludwigii strain NBRC 1722 chromosome I, whole genome shotgun sequence genome, one window contains:
- the MRX3 gene encoding Mrx3p (similar to Saccharomyces cerevisiae YBL095W | MRX3 | Mitochondrial oRganization of gene eXpression (MIOREX)), giving the protein FNKNNNNNNNNNDNIKTSMPNFGFFFSNFVLLPTLGFTTGVITFIKPWPTLSKDEINKIKSNTFTNEDVLSRLQKETLPEIIESSKKENSTTTVVSQGQLLPLPHHKYHIGKALLSRKGQIEIDPIITRNSEEVNAIFHFGSGLINEKGYIHKGIVALAMDEVLCYCGFPHLPSKKGVTAKLDLEYLQDIPSDTTVLLNCKVKEVKGRKCVITGELISLPNSYNGNSHWYDNIFFGNNRNNKKDSTVYATGKCILVEPKWFKYLKWIDIFG; this is encoded by the coding sequence tttaataaaaacaacaacaacaacaacaacaacaacgacAACATTAAAACATCTATGCCAAACTTTGGATTTTTCTTTAGCAATTTTGTACTTTTACCAACATTAGGATTTACAACAGGGGTAATTACATTTATCAAACCTTGGCCAACATTGTCAAAAGATGAAATAAACAAGATTAAATCAAATACTTTTACTAACGAAGATGTTTTGTCACGCCttcaaaaagaaacattACCAGAAATTATAGAAagttcaaaaaaagaaaacagtACTACAACCGTTGTTTCTCAAGGTCAACTTTTACCATTACCACATCATAAATATCATATAGGCAAGGCATTATTGAGTAGAAAGGGGCAAATTGAAATTGACCCAATTATAACTAGGAATAGTGAAGAAGTAAATGCCATATTTCATTTTGGTAGTGGattaattaatgaaaaaggCTATATTCACAAAGGCATTGTTGCATTAGCTATGGACGAAGTATTATGCTATTGTGGCTTTCCACATTTACCCAGTAAAAAAGGCGTGACCGCTAAATTAGATTTAGAATATTTGCAGGATATACCTTCGGATACCACTGTTTTATTGAACTGTAAAGTAAAAGAAGTCAAGGGTAGAAAATGCGTAATCACGGGTGAATTAATTTCACTGCCAAATAGTTATAACGGTAATAGTCATTGgtatgataatatttttttcggtaataatagaaataacAAGAAGGATTCTACAGTTTATGCTACAGGCAAGTGTATATTAGTCGAACCAAAATggtttaaatatttaaaatggaTTGATATATTTGGTTGA
- the GLO3 gene encoding ADP-ribosylation factor GTPase-activating protein (similar to Saccharomyces cerevisiae YER122C | GLO3 | GLyOxalase), with protein sequence MATEVPKEVTNRLFQALQSKHRENRVCFDCGSNNPTWTSVPFGVFLCINCSAVHRNLGTHITFVQSTNLDVWSVDNLRRFKFAGNHKAIEYFNKHGGSQFLSNGSNGKSNNRCDARTKYTSQVAKKYKKHLDSKCLLDEEKYGNEIVLDDMDQDSTGGESNSNSSSTDDFFDNWSKPATPKVLTPRNSPVLQHSQQQNGNKSNTKATATNAASTMRKPLRRSVNSSGSNGTGGSTQPKHSILSSSRKPRSTRIAANKVSKEDADDLFDQFEKEAQEEKLNKAAAGALGSATTNVKIVKHAADEPDMKYNANKNGKKEDIDNLEDDFEEDFEDSSNDTVEQDLKPKFARLGFGMTMNNASQLTNQQKQAKVNSEIKYTGKVAKKFGVQKGISSDEFFQRGSYDEDASREAKEKLQNNFSNATSISSDSYFGKDNEDTEDGEQQQYGGRRSTNSNSFTSRIIDDNDDDFQVLRDAVEQGATKLGNYLRDYLRN encoded by the coding sequence ATGGCTACAGAGGTTCCCAAAGAAGTTACTAACAGATTATTCCAGGCACTACAATCAAAACATAGAGAAAATCGTGTTTGTTTTGACTGTGGGTCAAACAATCCAACCTGGACTAGTGTTCCATTTGGTGTTTTTTTGTGTATTAATTGCAGCGCAGTTCATAGAAACCTGGGCACACACATTACGTTTGTTCAAAGTACTAATCTAGATGTTTGGAGCGTGGATAACTTGAGAAGATTTAAGTTTGCAGGTAATCATAAAGCAATTGAATATTTCAATAAACATGGTGGCTCTCAGTTTTTATCAAATGGTAGTAACGGTAAAAGCAATAACAGATGCGATGCTAGAACTAAATATACTTCTCAAGTAgctaaaaaatataaaaaacatttagACAGTAAATGTTTACTTGATGAAGAAAAGTATGGGAACGAAATTGTTTTGGATGATATGGATCAAGATAGTACTGGAGGCGAATctaacagcaacagcagtAGTActgatgatttttttgataattggAGTAAACCAGCGACACCTAAGGTCTTGACCCCAAGGAATTCTCCCGTCTTACAACATTCACAACAGCAAAATGGGAACAAGAGTAATACAAAAGCAACTGCCACCAACGCTGCTAGCACAATGAGAAAACCCTTGAGAAGATCTGTAAAtagtagtggtagtaatgGTACAGGTGGTAGTACACAACCTAAACACTCTATTTTATCCAGCAGCAGAAAGCCACGAAGCACCAGGATAGCAGCCAATAAAGTATCCAAGGAAGATGCAGATGATTTGTTTGATCAGTTTGAAAAGGAAGCGCAAGAGgaaaaattgaacaaaGCTGCAGCAGGAGCTTTAGGATCTGCAACAACAAATGTAAAGATTGTTAAGCATGCTGCAGATGAACCGGATATGAAATATAACGCTAACAAAAATGGCAAGAAAGAAGATATTGACAATTTGGAGGATGATTTTGAGGAAGATTTTGAGGATAGCAGTAATGATACAGTAGAACAAGATTTGAAGCCTAAATTTGCCCGCTTAGGCTTTGGTATGACTATGAATAATGCTAGTCAGTTGACCAATCAACAGAAGCAGGCCAAAGTGAACTCTGAAATTAAATACACCGGTAAAGTAGCCAAAAAGTTTGGCGTTCAAAAAGGTATATCATCTGATGAATTTTTCCAAAGAGGATCGTATGATGAAGATGCCAGTCGTGAGgccaaagaaaaattgcaaaataattttagtaATGCAACAAGTATTTCATCAGACAGCTATTTTGGTAAAGACAACGAAGACACAGAAGATGGcgaacaacaacaatatggtggaagaagaagtactaatagtaatagtttTACGAGTAGGATTATTGATGATAACGATGATGATTTTCAAGTATTGAGGGATGCTGTTGAACAAGGTGCTACTAAATTAGGTAATTATTTGAGAGACTATTTAAGAAATTAA
- the BRN1 gene encoding condensin subunit BRN1 (similar to Saccharomyces cerevisiae YBL097W | BRN1 | homolog of BaRreN) — MALQFRYQQHNRIVDKSDPNHAEDDDDEEDVGIFTNRATIMANFEEWIKLATDNKITSKNSWNFALIDYFHDLNVLKDDENGNINFQRASATLDGCVKIYSSRVDSVATETGKLLTGLATDKNKNVESNDHRVNNGPNHNGAEDGNTNITDNTAVQNGDVVIDPVTGLPVNSVAEEIGKRRRNYNRILETTLTEFDNIKLKELDKELRIDPLFKKALSEFDEGGSKSLLLSTLNVDDNIRVIFDAIGTSVFEEKDIRGKNMTGEGEKTKTVENNIIKSAENLINEHDEDNNSILDSISDPLDSDDDKESSSANDQNISQLSSAYNISRDNFQQTDDDILALGSKIITNLNFKNLCPSMEEVRTVVKDVSKAKELLKDVNGKFENFLTDQDLEDVALNDIGIQDVNIDPRTAMDDYDSYDNDNDDESDRNPSHDIYEFEENIVNKSNNLLVEHSNESNISDITNTMSVISDEGISAVLDMDALSYFDDNLKKSWRGRDHWKVTNWKKFNTNTSNDNNNTTADASTTAAAAATTTTTTTTTTNNNNVGDHSDDDNSSPIIDKKQIDFFDFSTNPEDIIFESRKKSRIDMPLKDRENETHYLLPNDFHFTADKITRLFIKPTVRMAFISKRENLKKLSKGGYKSIQSTNNTTTNNNIVNNNDLNNNDVPNIADENFWAKNYDINETVENASLNGDLLPDNDNSDNENNDDIIGFDFNDAFGDEDKLDSAQEPIDLKVPNLSEQMENSNGMNIAHTATSLPLRNPTEFNNKMTYSRVSKRVDVKKLKDNIWATIQMNLVNTKNSKEVSESFHDELLLTDEVDTTVQDLNFSDVVSQVTNMYGESARKDLSTSFFFICLLHLANEHGFKIQNVENYEDLIIRFQQ, encoded by the coding sequence atggcTTTACAGTTCAGATACCAACAACATAATAGGATTGTAGATAAGAGTGATCCTAATCATgctgaagatgatgatgacgaaGAAGATGTTGGTATTTTCACAAATAGAGCCACTATAATGGCTAACTTCGAAGAATGGATCAAATTGGCAACTGACAATAAAATTACTTCCAAAAATAGTTGGAATTTTGCCCTTATTGATTATTTCCATgatttaaatgttttaaaagatgatgaaaaCGGCAATATTAATTTCCAAAGAGCATCTGCCACCTTAGATGGCTGTGtcaaaatatattcttcAAGGGTAGATTCAGTTGCTACTGAAACTGGAAAATTATTAACTGGATTAGCAACGGacaagaataaaaatgttgaGAGTAATGATCATCGCGTTAATAATGGCCCGAACCATAATGGTGCTGAGGATGGGAATACTAATATTACCGATAATACAGCTGTACAAAATGGTGATGTAGTTATCGACCCTGTCACTGGTTTACCAGTCAATTCAGTAGCAGAAGAGATTGGTAAAAGGAGGAGAAACTATAATAGAATTTTAGAGACTACATTGACGGAGTTTGacaatattaaattaaagGAATTGGATAAAGAACTAAGAATAGATCCTTTGTTTAAGAAGGCGTTATCGGAATTTGATGAAGGTGGTTCTAAAAGTTTATTGTTAAGCACTTTAAATGtagatgataatattagAGTTATTTTCGATGCTATAGGTACATCGgtttttgaagaaaaagatatacGGGGAAAAAATATGACAGGAGAAGgggaaaaaacaaaaactgttgaaaataatattataaaaagcGCAGAGAATTTAATCAATGAGCATGATGAagacaataatagtatatTAGATTCTATTAGCGATCCCCTAGACAGCGATGATGATAAAGAGAGTAGTAGCGCCAACGATCAAAATATATCTCAACTTTCATCGGCTTATAATATTTCTCGAGATAATTTTCAACAAACTGATGATGATATTCTTGCGTTAGGTAGCAAAATtataacaaatttaaattttaaaaatttatgtCCTTCGATGGAAGAAGTTAGAACTGTTGTCAAAGATGTATCCAAGGCCAAAGAACTATTAAAGGATGTGAAtggaaaatttgaaaattttctAACAGATCAAGACTTAGAAGATGTAGCTTTAAATGATATTGGTATTCAAGATGTTAATATTGATCCTCGCACTGCAATGGATGATTATGATAGctatgataatgataatgatgatgaatcTGATAGAAATCCATCACATGACATTTATGAGTTTGAGGAAAATATCGTTAATAAAAGCAACAATTTACTAGTAGAGCATAGTAATGAGTCAAATATTAGTGATATTACCAATACTATGAGTGTTATTAGTGATGAAGGAATAAGCGCTGTTTTAGATATGGATGCGTTAAGCTACTTTGAtgataatttgaaaaagagTTGGAGAGGTCGAGATCATTGGAAAGTTacaaattggaaaaaatttaacacCAATACTagcaatgataataacaatactactGCTGACGCTAGTACcactgctgctgctgctgctactactaccactactactaccaccaccaccaataataataatgttggtGATCATAGCGATGACGATAATTCATCTCCAataattgataaaaaacaaattgatttttttgatttctcAACTAATCCAGAGGatataatatttgaatccagaaaaaaatctaGAATTGATATGCCGCTAAAAGATCGTGAAAATGAAAcacattatttattaccaAATGATTTCCATTTTACCGCAGATAAAATTACGAGGCTATTTATCAAACCTACTGTGCGAATGGCCTTTATATctaaaagagaaaatttgaaaaagcTTTCTAAAGGTGGTTACAAATCTATTCAAagtactaataatactactactaataataatattgttaataataatgatttaaacaataatgatgTACCAAATATTGCTGACGAAAATTTCTGGGCCAAAAATTATGATATAAACGAAACTGTGGAGAATGCATCACTAAATGGTGACTTATTACCTGATAACGATAATAGTGACAACGAAAACAATGACGACATCATTggttttgattttaatgatGCATTTGGGGATGAGGATAAATTGGATAGTGCACAAGAACCAATTGATTTAAAAGTTCCTAATTTATCTGAACAAATGGAAAATTCTAATGGAATGAATATTGCTCATACAGCAACATCATTACCCTTACGAAATCCTACTGaatttaacaataaaatgACTTATTCTAGGGTTTCTAAAAGAGTTGacgttaaaaaattaaaggatAATATCTGGGCTACTATTCAAATGAACCTAGTTAATACTAAGAACAGTAAAGAAGTTAGTGAATCTTTTCATGACGAGTTATTATTGACAGATGAAGTAGATACTACAGTACaagatttaaatttttcgGATGTTGTAAGTCAAGTAACTAATATGTATGGTGAATCAGCAAGAAAAGATCTATCCaccagttttttttttatctgcTTACTTCATTTGGCTAATGAACATGGTTTTAAAATACAGAATGTTGAAAATTACGAGGATTTAATTATAAGATTTCAACAGTGA
- a CDS encoding sugar porter family MFS transporter (similar to Saccharomyces cerevisiae YDR497C | ITR1 | myo-Inositol TRansporter (paralog of YOL103W | ITR2)), which yields MFDNSSINSNSKKDQGIFEIENISTLDNDNTSFTFKNTKYYDQYDADDYNYAEVDDSKTHQIRHPSNVGIFEEVSINSSSTTDDKENYNKSNFYSYNDKKSKSSTKKKKVFKQSQKKLANDGVDENNVLGSYTEEQVMEMGRNFALKYNLPNENDIFGRAAALARSPNNFDRMEFLTQGEKIACYDEIHHKWKNIPKKLIAAIIGSAMSASVQGFDESIINGANLFYPKAVGLGSGSDHDNWIEGLINGAPYLCCAGISCWLTDWLNNKLGRKKVIFITCAISAITCFLQGFSPTNSWVYLFVVRFFLGFGIGPKSATTSVYLAECSTKRLRGVISMNWQTFTAFGIMWGYAFSLIFYKVGDNGVNGGLNWRLMLGSAMLPAIFVMIQIPWCPESPRWLLGKGRYLEAYESTVQLRSHKILACRDLFYQHVLIMEESSLEIPYFIRLKEVFTVRRNRNAFVTAFICAFMQQFCSINIQAYYSSSIFLKSGFDGVQALTASLGFGIINFVFAIPAFFMIDRFGRRFLLLNTFPWLALFVFVTGFAFWIPDQETRVGIVSMGIYVFTAIYSFGMGVVPFVIAGEVFPLYIRAIGASLFTVVLWGFNFILAITWPSMLKHLYPQGSFGFYAGWNIIGWCLVYFFMPETKMLTLEELDEIFDVPLWVRAKFQFKELWPNFQEYILRRHVKRQEPLDKHTRMALMYTGWEDKPNIENTEIY from the coding sequence atgttCGATAATTCGAGTATAAACTCAAATAGCAAAAAGGATCAAGGTATTTTcgaaattgaaaatatctCAACCTTAGATAATGACAACACGTcatttacttttaaaaatacaaaatattatgATCAGTACGATGCTGATGACTATAATTATGCTGAAGTTGATGATTCAAAGACACATCAAATAAGACATCCTTCGAACGTAGGTATTTTTGAAGAAGTGTCTATAAATAGTTCATCGACAACAGATGATAAAGAAAACTACAATAAAtccaatttttattcatataacgataaaaaatccaaatcatccactaaaaaaaagaaagtgTTTAAACAATCCCAAAAAAAGCTTGCCAATGATGGAGTCGATGAAAATAACGTTTTAGGTTCATATACTGAGGAACAGGTTATGGAAATGGGTCGCAATTTTGCGTTAAAGTATAACTTGcctaatgaaaatgatatttttggCAGAGCTGCAGCTTTGGCTAGATCACCCAATAATTTTGATAGAATGGAGTTTTTGACCCaaggggaaaaaattgCCTGCTATGATGAAATACATCACaaatggaaaaatattCCTAAAAAACTAATTGCCGCCATTATCGGCAGTGCCATGTCAGCCTCAGTTCAAGGCTTTGATGAAAGCATTATTAACGGGGCTAACCTATTTTATCCTAAGGCTGTTGGGTTGGGATCAGGCAGTGATCATGATAACTGGATTGAAGGTTTAATAAATGGTGCTCCATATTTATGTTGTGCCGGTATTTCATGTTGGTTGACCGATTGGTTAAACAATAAACTTGGTAGAAAAAAAGTCATATTTATAACATGTGCTATCTCTGCTATTACTTGTTTCCTACAAGGTTTCTCACCAACAAATAGTTGGGTTTATCTCTTCGTTGTAAGGTTCTTTCTAGGTTTTGGTATTGGTCCTAAATCTGCCACCACCTCTGTTTATTTAGCGGAATGCTCCACTAAGAGGTTACGCGGCGTAATTTCTATGAATTGGCAGACTTTTACAGCTTTTGGCATCATGTGGGGGTATGCCTTCAGTTTAATTTTCTATAAAGTTGGTGATAATGGTGTTAATGGTGGGTTAAATTGGAGATTAATGTTGGGTAGTGCAATGCTACCTGCTATATTTGTTATGATTCAAATTCCTTGGTGTCCTGAATCTCCACGTTGGTTGCTAGGTAAAGGTCGATATTTAGAAGCTTATGAGTCCACAGTCCAATTGAGATCGCATAAAATTTTGGCTTGTCGCGATTTGTTTTACCAAcatgttttaataatggaGGAAAGTTCCCTAGAAATTCCCTATTTTATTAGATTGAAAGAAGTGTTTACTGTCAGAAGAAATAGAAATGCTTTTGTTACTGCCTTTATATGTGCTTTCATGCAACAATTTTGTAGTATTAATATTCAAGCATATTACAGTAGTTCTATTTTTCTCAAATCTGGCTTTGATGGGGTTCAGGCACTAACCGCGTCTCTAGGATTTGgtataattaattttgtttttgccATTCCAGCCTTTTTCATGATTGATAGATTTGGTAGaagatttttattacttaaCACTTTCCCGTGGTTGGCcttgtttgtttttgtcACTGGATTTGCATTTTGGATCCCAGATCAAGAAACTAGGGTTGGCATTGTCTCTATGGGTATTTATGTTTTCACTGCCATTTACTCTTTTGGTATGGGTGTTGTTCCCTTCGTTATTGCTGGTGAAGTTTTCCCACTTTATATTAGAGCTATTGGTGCCTCACTTTTTACGGTTGTCCTTTGGGGCTTCAACTTTATTTTGGCAATTACTTGGCCAAGTATGTTAAAGCATTTATACCCACAAGGATCTTTTGGGTTTTATGCCGGCTGGAATATTATAGGCTGGTgtttggtttatttttttatgccGGAGACTAAAATGTTGACTTTGGAAGAATTGGATGAGATATTTGATGTTCCGTTATGGGTTCGTGCTAAATTCCAATTTAAAGAATTATGGCCAAATTTCCAGGAGTATATTTTAAGACGCCATGTTAAGAGACAGGAACCTTTGGATAAACATACAAGAATGGCTTTGATGTATACTGGTTGGGAGGACAAACCTAACATAGAAAACAcagaaatttattaa